The genomic segment GATGCCGCCGCCCCCTTCCTTACGCGGACGAAGGGGACGGCGGCATCAGCGTGTTCGGGCCGGCCTTCAGGTTCCGACGGCGACCCGGCCTTCACATTCCGACAGCGACCCGGCCTTCAGGTTCGGACGGCGGCCCGGCGCGCACCGCCGGCCCGCGCGTCGCCCGCCACCGGCCCGGTCGTCCGGTACGCCTTCACCTGCTTGCCGGCGGGCCGGCCGCGCTGCACCCAGTCCGTACGCACCCAGTACAGGACGTCCTCGCGCTGCTCCAGCCGCCCGACGCGCACGGCCCGCAGCAGCAGTCCGGCACCCGCCCCGGCCAGCACCATCCCACCGGCCCCCGGCAGCAGGAAGCCGAGGCCGAGGGCGACCAGGAAGGCGCCGAGCAGCCACCAGCGGTGGGCGCGCCGCCAGTTCCGTACGGTCACGGCCCGGTCCTGGAGCACGTCGGTGCGCCCCGCACGGGCGGCCCCCTTCGCCAGCTCCGCGTACCGCTTGACCCCGACGGTCGCCACCAGGGCGAGCGTGACGACGAAGAGCGCGGCGCCCGTGAGCAGCCCGATCCGACGGCCCGTCCCGGCGGGGACGAGCGCCCCCACGACGACGACCAGGAGCCCCGGCCACCACAGGGGTGCGGCCCCGGCCCGCACGATCACGGCCACCCTCGCCAACGACTGCGCCCCGCGCCCCATGTCCGTACCCCTCTCCGCGTACCCACCGGCGCCGCAGGGCTGTCCCTGGGCCGGTTCCTCTGGGCGCGCAGATTAGTGGGTTTATCTGAGTTCCGTCTGAGAATCGGGACATCACACAGGTACGCGGGTGCCGCCGATGAAGGGGCGGCGCCTACTCCACGAACAGCCCCCGCGCCGCCGCCCGTGCGTCGAAGGACTCCAGCCGGGCCTGCGCATCCGGCAGTCCGTCGCACATCGCCTCCAGCAGGACCCGGCCGAGCAGCATCGGGGCGCAGGCGGTGTCGAAGGCGAGGCCGGTGCCGACCGGGGCCGGGATGAGGAGGTCGCTGAGTGCGGCGACCGGGGCGAAGGCCGAGTCGGCGACGGTCACCGTGGTGAGCCCCTGCTCGCGGGCGTGGCCGAGCGCGTCCAGGGTCTCCCTCGGGTGGCGGGGCAGCGCGAAGCAGAGGAGCACCTCGGCGCCGGCCCGGCGGGCGGTGTCGATGCGGTCGTGCAGCATCGAGCCGCCCTCGTCGAGCACCCGGACGTCGGGGTGCACCTTGGCGGCGAAGTAGCCGAACCCCCGGGCCTGCGAGGACGCGGCGCGCAGCCCGAGCACCGGGAGCGGGGTCGACGCGGCGAGCAGCCGTCCGGCCCGCTCCACCGGCTCGGGGTCGGCGAGGAGTTCGGAGAGGTGGCGCAGGTTCTCGATCTCGGCGTGGACGGCCTGCTGGTAGGCGTTGTACGCGTACGGGTCCTCGGCGGCGGTCTCCCCGTCGGTGTCGGCGGGCCCGGTGTCCCGCAGGTGCCGGCGGAGCGACGGGTACCCGTCGAAGCCGAGCGCCACGGCGAACCGGGTCACGGAGGGCTGGCTGACTCCGGCCAGCTCGGCGAGTTCGACGCTGGACAGGAAGGGGGCGTCGGCGGCCCGGCGTACGAGGGAGTGGGCGATCCGGCGCTGGGTCGGTGTGAGCCGCCGCCCCTCGAAGAGCCGCTGCAACCGTGCCGCGGGTCCGCTCCCGCCCATGCTCTGCCTCCGTACGTCCGTCCCCGTCGCGGCGCGGGGCCGCCGCGATCCGCCGCCGTCGCGTCCATTCAGCCAGCAAGCGGTGTGCATGTCCATATACAGAGGAGCGGCGGGCGGCGGTTCCGGTCGGCGCGGGCGTACCGGCGGCGTCCGGCACGGTGACCGGCTTCGACGACGCGCGGTGCGCGGTGCGCGGTGTGCTCAGACGGTGACCTGCGGGTGGGCCGGGTCGAGGCAGTGGACGGTGGTCCGGGTGGAGTGCTCGGCGAGAAGGTCCCGCAGTTCACCGGCGGCGGTCTTCAGGAGGTGGCCGTCGCGGGTGGCGTGCAGGGTTTCGAGGACGAAGGCGACATGGGTGGAGTCGTCGGTGACGCGGGTGCGGTGGGCGTCGCGGTGGTTCCAGTGCCGGGTGAGGACGTCGGTGGTGTCGGTGTAGATGATCTCCCCGGCCTTGGGGTTCTCGGCCGTGCCGGGCTCACCGAGCGGCGTGAAGGATTCGCTGCCGTCGGCGTAGCGGATCTCGACGTCACCGGTGACGTGGTCGAGGTCGAAGGCTCCGGCCGGCAGGCCGTGGCGGACGGAGACGGCGTTGTAGGAGTCGACGGCCGCGTTGATCCGGGGCAGGGTGCCCTTCTTCGCCAGGCGGCGGCCGAGGGCGTCGACGCTGGGGCGGACGCGGCGGGGGTTGGTGCCGAAGGAGCGGTAGGCGGTGTGCCATGCCTCGATACGCGGGTCGCTTTCGTCGGCGGGCGACCAGGTTCCGGCGGCGAGCAGTCGCTCCAGGTCTTCCTGGGCGGCTGCGGTGGCGGGCCAGGGTTCGTGGCCGCGCAGGCCGGTGGCGGTGACGACGGCGACGAGGGTGTCGGGGAAGGCGTCGGAGACGGCGGGGCTGAGGCGGAAGGTGGTCATCGCGAGGGGGATCCGTTCCGGGAGTGGAGGGCCGGGTGGCAAGGGCAGGAAGACGGCGCATCCATAGGCCGGGGAACGGCCCGGGGCCGGCAGCCGAGCGATCACGGAGCTACATCCCTTACCATCAACAGAACGACTACACCGTACAACGCACCGACCGTGATATGCCAACTGAACGACCGCACGGTGCAGCACACTGCACTGTTCCACTGACCGAAAGGACGGCGGCGATGGCCGAGACCGAAGCGGCGCTGCGGACGCTCGCACACAACGTCCGCACGGCCCGCACCCGCGCCGGCCTGTCACTGGACGAACTCGGCCGACGCGCCAAGGTCAGCAAGGGTGCCCTGGTCGCCCTGGAAAAGGCACAGGGCAACCCGAACTTCGCCACCCTGGTCCGCCTCGCCGACACCCTCGGCGTCTCCGTCTCCGCGCTGATGGAGGGAAGCTCCGGGCAACGCGTCCGGGTGGTGGACGCCGACACCGTCATGCCCCTGTGGAAGGGGGAGCACGGCAGCGAGGCCCGGTTGATGCTGACCACCAGTGGCCCCGCGGCCACCGAGATCTGGCGGTGGAAGCTGGAACCCGGCGAGGAGTACCCCAGCCACCCCCACCAGTCCGGCGTGGTGGAGACCGTCAGCGTCGTCACCGGACGCATGGTGCTGGTCGTCGACGGCGCCGAGCATCCCGTCGAGGCGGGACAGACCGCCACCTTCGACGCGGACCACGCGCACACCTACCGCGGCTCGGGCACCGAGCCCTGCCACCTGATCATGACCGTCCACCTTCCCCCGGGGCCCGCCTGAGGGGTGGCTGTCCCCATTCCCCGGGGGCCCTCTGTGCGCGGAATCGGGTGTCGGACGGGCGGCGGCCCTGTGCCCCGCCGACCGGAGGACATGTCGGTCGCCCCGGCCATGGGGCCCTCCGGCGTACCTGCGCCAGGTACACGGCAGAAGGTGGCGTAAAGGCGCCAGGAGCACGCGGCTGCCGAACGCAACGACGGCCGGCCGGTCGAACCCGGCCGGCCGTCGCCGGAAGTATGTCGCGGGGACCGCCGCACCCCCGGTCGCCCGGGGGGCGGGACGACGGCGGTCCCCGCGAGGGACGCGGTCCGGGTCAGGGCCGGGCACTCGCGTCCTGGCGACTTTGGAGGTCCGGGAGCCGCTCCGTAGTCCATGTCGCCGTCTGTGGTGCCGGCGGGTTTCCCTGCCGACATCCACCAATGTGCCGGACGCGTGTTAAGCGGGTGCTGCGTGGACGTGACGCGCTCGTACCAGTTCTGCGACGAGCCCAGCCGGCGTCGGACGGTGGTCCGGGAGGGTCAGACGGTGGCGCCGCTCTCCTTCGCCAGGAAGGAGAGGAGGTCCTGCCTGCTCACGACCCCCTTGGGCTTACCCTCCACCAGCACGATCGCGGCGTCGGCCCCGCC from the Streptomyces sp. NBC_01335 genome contains:
- a CDS encoding MurR/RpiR family transcriptional regulator produces the protein MGGSGPAARLQRLFEGRRLTPTQRRIAHSLVRRAADAPFLSSVELAELAGVSQPSVTRFAVALGFDGYPSLRRHLRDTGPADTDGETAAEDPYAYNAYQQAVHAEIENLRHLSELLADPEPVERAGRLLAASTPLPVLGLRAASSQARGFGYFAAKVHPDVRVLDEGGSMLHDRIDTARRAGAEVLLCFALPRHPRETLDALGHAREQGLTTVTVADSAFAPVAALSDLLIPAPVGTGLAFDTACAPMLLGRVLLEAMCDGLPDAQARLESFDARAAARGLFVE
- a CDS encoding B3/B4 domain-containing protein, whose product is MTTFRLSPAVSDAFPDTLVAVVTATGLRGHEPWPATAAAQEDLERLLAAGTWSPADESDPRIEAWHTAYRSFGTNPRRVRPSVDALGRRLAKKGTLPRINAAVDSYNAVSVRHGLPAGAFDLDHVTGDVEIRYADGSESFTPLGEPGTAENPKAGEIIYTDTTDVLTRHWNHRDAHRTRVTDDSTHVAFVLETLHATRDGHLLKTAAGELRDLLAEHSTRTTVHCLDPAHPQVTV
- a CDS encoding helix-turn-helix domain-containing protein, which translates into the protein MAETEAALRTLAHNVRTARTRAGLSLDELGRRAKVSKGALVALEKAQGNPNFATLVRLADTLGVSVSALMEGSSGQRVRVVDADTVMPLWKGEHGSEARLMLTTSGPAATEIWRWKLEPGEEYPSHPHQSGVVETVSVVTGRMVLVVDGAEHPVEAGQTATFDADHAHTYRGSGTEPCHLIMTVHLPPGPA